The nucleotide window gatacacttccggtgagctgttattgtgaactttttaccattttatacggttccttatacagcatcgatgttgtaatgtcattaaaatacattcagttaaataaactttagcctttatttagttgctcaagcgtaaaacgagacaaaaagctgtttactcgcacgcgcccgtcagaatcggcaggctaatgcAGAATCTCCATTGAATataatggggtaaaataaatgctcatattataaagacatggcaggggaaatgtaactgaatgcagtgcttcttgtacaatctgagacccactttaaatcggatatcactcagctagtggagatcgctgatttttaaaaaaaacagaccttaaacccACCgcattttgcattggcattcaattcgccggaagcgttTAACCCAGGTTacaggcaaattaaaagtcctattagcatgctttggcatataccccattacttTGAAAACACAACATTCCAACGATTCCAATGCAACAGCCTTTGCTTTCTGTCACTGTTAAAAGCACAACATTCCATGGTTCTCATGGtaacagtgtttattttgttacattaaaaatataacatgCCATTGTTTCCATGGCAACAGCCTTTAATTTCTGTCACTTTAAGAACGCAATCTTCTGATTTGTTTCTGATTGTTTCTTTTGGATGGTGATGGGGTCAATATGATGGTGGTGGGACCTGtgtgagtttaataaacacataaAGCCTCTGAATAAAGGGTGCAGGTGctttaataaacttttatttatttgacttgtgTATTATTTGAATTTTATTGCTTTAATATTGCTAATATTTAGAGCCATTTTTAAGGGGAGAAATCAACATTCCCTTCTAAGGTATTGAGGTCACTGTTCTATGAAAATATCCTTTAAAGGAAACCTATTGACAAATaccacttttataaggggtttaacgCAGTTGTGTAGTGCAGATATAGCCAGCCTATAAATGTTACAAattaatcaatattatttttaaaatcacacttgACAAAAACAgaactgcagaaacactttgattgacattctccctttgaacgtgtcatcagagagggggaaagccccgccccattaatgacaatctctccctcattagcataaactgtCCTAAGTGAGAAGCAGACGTCTGCCATTAGAGTTTAATACCGTACGCAATGAAGATTATGTCAGCAACTAAAAGCATTGTAAATGAGGAGTTTTAGGATGTACAAATGATGATATCCGTGTTTGtgactccgccctcttttgaaaaagcaCAGTCTTATGGGGTGACTTGtttgcatcttgtaaaaaaggggcataataggggCCCTTTAAGTTTTAGAAAATGCACAATTCAATGCTGGATTTGCAGAAAAGATTGAAACTAAGATGAGGCAGCGACAACTATACTGGGCCTGCCTGTGATATTTCTCTATGCAAGGATGAGCAGTAAACTGCTTTCTCTGTTATAACAGATCAGTTGATATGCACTTTAAGTGTTTTATTCCTAAATCACCTCAGCATTCTGTGATAGTTCTCTGATATTGTAGTTCTATTTCATCTGAAATATGTAGAATGTCAAATATACATGCAAAAATCAGCCTTTGAAGAACTTTGAAACCTAgatgttttaaatcattttaatttgcaGAGCTATTAGGCTTTTACTTCTGAGTTTACAGTTTGTCAGAcctatatttatgtatttattgatgaAAGCTGTCAAAACAGGACAGAAAAAagccagggttcaacgctaaggattttttctacagGCCCAATCGGActagtggttcagatttttacttgccctgccagtATATTCActagccccaccaaaaaaaaagttaatagctatttcttagccactattaaaaaaatgtttcaaaatgtttgtaaatatagaatttaaatatttacaaaaatgttaataaatgtgtaacaggcccggattggctaatcgggaggaccgggagaattcccggtgggccggtctattttttggccgcgagggctggtgtccctagctgcttgctcAGCAGTCACACgtttttcttctatttattttttttgacaatagctttactctttttaatcattattttaccgtagtgacgctctttttatttattttctcgcagccccgtgagaaaaatgcagcctgcaggttaactaacgttaatgatgatgatgtaatgcaactatcgaccccaaacagcggcaccttagtgaatataagaatttgaataaaatgaataatacacctgcgcaatgaaaatcaaatgattcactacattaataaatctgacataacttgatcagaaatctaaaaataggagaaaaagattgagccatcaaaagaaagtagtgctgtgtcttaagggtcgcaagtcattagttattttttactctcactgtaatagtgccaatgtggtccagtggtaGGCACATTGCATTTCAATGTCGCGGAACCGTAATCGAATCTCCcatgaaatttttttaaattttttcgattttattgttaagacataaaatactgttagggctgctgaacatttgaatttctaaagcagcagtttgcttgaaaaagacgtgatggtgccattagaaactgaattggaatcagtcgtgaactgaggtgggccgctctggcttgaaactccagggctgaaaatgagtcccactccagccctgatgtgtaatgagcaaaattctaactgttttgaaacaaaagatggctaaagatctgccaaactgacggcaaactgtacaaaagatcaattaattttttttagtcaTGGTGTACCCTCAtatatgtctgcttccaagatgttagaaacaaatgttttcctttggcatcatcatttgatgttaccaccatgttgctgtctcttcgctgtactaaTAACATGCTcgcaacatccaatcagataagaggaactgagaaggtagcatttgaaggcttgaaaatacaaactgtttctcaattctaaaacTGTacttgcacgcaattgacaaatagtcacaggcaaattaaacttgaGTAACAAGGCAGCAGTGgctcgatcgggccagtaacgatcctgtctactgtcctgagcatctcacacgctgtccttattgttgagccctgaaaacaATGCAATGTATGAAAGTCTGATGGGTGACTATAAAACAACAAGTGATAATGCTGAAATTACAATATGAGAAATGTTGTTTCAGTTTTCCTAAGTGGAATCATTTGTTTGAAATAAGTTTGAAGTTATTCAAATTTGATGGTAGATCTATAATACCACATAATGTGCAGTACTAAGAAAGTTGTGATTTGGTTTTCATGGAACTGAGGGAAACAGCATGTTCTACATATGAAAAGTACAAAACACAATAGTGATTGTGTGCATCTTTTAGACACGTCAGATGAGGCCTCTTTATGTCTGCCGGGATTGGGTGTCTGTTTACATGTTATGTGAGAACTCTAAACTAACCTGCAGAAAAAAGGATATGATGGAAAACAGGATTAGAAGTGCAATGACTTgtcctgtaatatatatatatatatatatatatatatatatatatatatatatatatatatatatatatatataaataaacatgcacatactcatgggccactttattaggtacgccgcTCCGACTGCCCATTAACACCAATTTCTTATTAGCCAATAACATAGCAGCAACccaatgcatttagtcatgtagacatgatcaagacgatctgctgctgatcaaactgagcatcagaataggggaagaaaggggatttaggtgactttaaatgtggcatggttgttagtgccagatgggttgatctgagtatttcagaaactgctgatttactgggattttcacgcacaaccatctctaaagtttacagagaatagtccaacaaagagaaaatatccagtgagcggcagttctgtgagtgcaaatgccttgttgatgccagaggtcaaaggagaatggccagatcaCTCGCTACTaatgaggtctgcagaagagcatctctgaacgcacaacatgtccaaccttgaggcagatgtgctacagcagcagaagaccacaccgggtgccactcctatcagttaagaacaggaaactgaggctacaattcacacagactcaccaaaattagacaataaaagattggaaaaacgttgcctggtctgatgagtcaaagcgcgaattatctcagactgaattcttgaacatgacaaagaaTTTACTGTACTcattggcctccacagtcaccagatctcaatccaatagagcacctttgggatgtgttggaataGGAGtctcgcatcatggatgtgaacAAGGCATAAGGTataaaaacacaaagaaacagCTAAATGAGCTGACGAGAAGGGTGAAGACGATAATTTAATCTTTAGGCTTGTTCGACTTCATGCGCTGTGCTGATTTCAACCCAATAAAACACCTTTGTGATGAATGATAGCGGATACGGCATTGTAAGAATACTAAGTTCCACACAATTAGGCtacttcatgttatcccaacacaagtCGATTAAGTTAACGATTAAGAGAAACTATTAAGATGTCCCCCAAAAAGAATTGagttgatttaacttattttaaacactCATCCAACGTCAGTGTCTGACCTCTTTAACCCTTTCATCTTTTAATGTTGCCTTACTTCATTTCAAATGACTAAATTGACTGTGCCTGATATTGTGAAAAAATGTGTAGTCTTAATAATTGTAATGCATCATTTTCattgctattattatcattattattatctgaATAATGGTTTCCAGTCAGTATAAATTCTTAATGTTGCAAAACTTGTTCCAGCCCTGAACATAAAACAGTGCATTAGGCCACTTAAAGTACGGTTATAATTGTGAGTTACATAAACTGTTAATCAGGTAATCCAAAAAATTGTTTTGCATTGCTTTAAACTTGCTTGACAGAAGTCGGGTCCACCTAACATACTGATCCTCCCAAATTGACAAGACTCAGGATTTAAGGATCTGGAGTGGCAGGAAAATGACCTGAAAGTCCTGAATTGTGGCTGACTGACTCATTCCAACTAGCCAAACTTTGACACCTTGATTTAAATGGGAACTAAATCAGATGCTTATGTTCACGTTAAATCATTTACGTAGAGTCAATCACACTTATGTTACAGACACTAAATATCTCTGAACTTACCTCACAGATACAAGGATATCAAGAAAGCAGAGTACTATCAGAGTACTATTTAAATTCAGGTAAATtcattacaaaaatacaattagcTACATGACAACTGCAAAGAAAAATGTTCTGAAACTCTCCAAAATGGTAGATTAGGGAGGATGAGGATGAAACCTTGGGAGGAACCAAAACCAACTTTTACTTGctgacacatttttttaaatttccagaATTATCAATAATGGAATGAATCAACAGCACAGGTGCAGCTGCAGGTGGAGGTGATTGTAGGGTATAAAAGTCTGATGGGTGACAGTGGAGAAGGTCAGAAGACTCTTGACATCTGAGGACTCTTGGTCATCTGTATCTTCAACAACAAATCAACTGGTAGGACCtttaaataaaggattattttgtattgtttattgAAATGTGTTTGAATTTGGCTCTACTGATTTTAGATGATGAATAAAATTAACCTAATAACAACCATCTTGATATATTTAATTACAGCTTTTTCCATTGCGTTGTTATTGGTTGTATTTCAAGACATACAATAATTTTACATCAATTCAAATGTGCAACTGTGATGTAGAAAGTTTGTTAAATGAAGTCTTTCATCTCTAGATATCCGAGATGAAGTGTTTTCTTCCAGTGAAGATGCTGGCAGTGTTGACTCTGGTATTTATGGTGTTCAGTTTGTGTGAAGCTCACCGACTGGAAGGTCCACCAATAAAGCTGCCTCCAAGACCTACATTTAAGCCTCCTCATTTCTTAACCACAGCAAAGCCAAACTCTGGATCCACAACATTGATAGTCTGCAATACAGCCTCAAACTCTTCTGCAATCTCAACCACCACCACAAGCCACACGACAGCCTCCACCAAAACCTCAACAGCAGTCTCCAATGGGACCTCCACTACAATCCCCAATGTGACCTCCACATCAATTTCCAATAAGACCTCTACCACAATCCCCAATGGAAGCTCCTGCACAAACCtcaatgcaaactccacaacaaTCTCCAATGGGACCTCCACAACAATCCCCAATGCAACCTTGACAACAATCCCCAATGGGACTTCCACCACAATGCCCAATGGGACCTTTACAACAATCCACAATCCAACTTCCAAAACAATCCCAAATGGCACATCCCCAATACCCAATGTGACCTCCATCACAATCCCTAATCGGACATCTGTCACAATGCCCAATGCGACCTCCACATCCATCTCCAATAAGACCTCCACCACGATCTCGAGTGAGAACTCCACCACAATCCCCAATGGAAGCTCCAGCCCAATCCCCAATGCAAACTCAACAACAACCCTAAATGGGACCTCAACAATACCCAATACAACCTCCACCACAATCCCCAATCGGACATCTATTACAATTCCCAATGCGACCTCCACATCAATCTCCAATGAAACCTCCACCACAATCCCAAGTGAGAACTTCACCACAATCCCCAATGGAAACTTCAGCCCAATCCccaatgcaaactccacaacaaACCCCAATGGAACTTTCACAATCTCCAATGCAACCTCAACAACAACCCCCAATGGGACCTCCAATACAATTCCCAATGGGACCTCAACAACAATCCCCAATCCAACTTCCACAATAATCCTCAATGGGACCTCAACAATCCCCAATGGGACCTCCACCAAATTCTCCAATCCAACCCCCACCACAATCCCCAATGTAACCTCCACTGCAAGACCCACCACTCAAAGTCAACTAAAACAAGGCGCCCAAAGCCTACCAAAAAGCCTCCAATCAAAAACCCtcataagcccctttaagctccaCCACAGGCC belongs to Danio rerio strain Tuebingen ecotype United States chromosome 1, GRCz12tu, whole genome shotgun sequence and includes:
- the LOC141383433 gene encoding uncharacterized protein, which encodes MKCFLPVKMLAVLTLVFMVFSLCEAHRLEGPPIKLPPRPTFKPPHFLTTAKPNSGSTTLIVCNTASNSSAISTTTTSHTTASTKTSTAVSNGTSTTIPNVTSTSISNKTSTTIPNGSSCTNLNANSTTISNGTSTTIPNATLTTIPNGTSTTMPNGTFTTIHNPTSKTIPNGTSPIPNVTSITIPNRTSVTMPNATSTSISNKTSTTISSENSTTIPNGSSSPIPNANSTTTLNGTSTIPNTTSTTIPNRTSITIPNATSTSISNETSTTIPSENFTTIPNGNFSPIPNANSTTNPNGTFTISNATSTTTPNGTSNTIPNGTSTTIPNPTSTIILNGTSTIPNGTSTKFSNPTPTTIPNVTSTARPTTQSQLKQGAQSLPKSLQSKTLISPFKLHHRPCYRSYILIFNLTSIRKEDSKINL